In Synechococcus sp. PCC 6312, one genomic interval encodes:
- a CDS encoding glutathione S-transferase family protein, which yields MIQLYGGRQTRAAIVHWYLEELGIPYEFVVMDMKAGAHKQADFLAINPMGKVPALVDGNLKLWESGAILLYLADSQGKMPEDAGLRGLIYQWVLFANSSLPQAMTGEAKETQLPKLLAAVDGALLGNEFLVADTFTVADVAMASTLSYAEMLFQIDFSPYSAVQSYLGGMTQRPAFRKGIMGQD from the coding sequence ATGATTCAACTATATGGCGGCAGACAAACCCGGGCAGCAATTGTCCACTGGTATCTAGAGGAACTGGGGATTCCCTACGAATTTGTCGTCATGGACATGAAAGCTGGGGCCCACAAACAAGCGGATTTCTTGGCCATTAACCCAATGGGGAAAGTCCCCGCCCTAGTGGATGGAAACCTAAAGCTATGGGAATCTGGGGCAATTTTACTCTACCTTGCCGATTCTCAAGGAAAAATGCCAGAGGATGCCGGGTTGCGGGGGCTAATTTACCAATGGGTGCTTTTTGCTAATTCCAGTTTGCCCCAGGCCATGACGGGAGAAGCAAAAGAAACTCAACTGCCCAAGCTCCTGGCTGCTGTAGATGGGGCACTGTTGGGGAACGAATTTTTAGTGGCTGACACCTTCACCGTGGCTGATGTGGCAATGGCTAGTACCCTTAGTTATGCTGAGATGCTCTTTCAGATAGATTTTTCTCCCTATTCGGCAGTTCAATCCTACTTGGGGGGGATGACTCAGCGACCAGCATTTCGGAAAGGGATTATGGGGCAAGACTAA